A single region of the Malaclemys terrapin pileata isolate rMalTer1 chromosome 4, rMalTer1.hap1, whole genome shotgun sequence genome encodes:
- the LOC128836988 gene encoding membrane-spanning 4-domains subfamily A member 4D-like isoform X1: MLRAHPCAEIEQHRAVFSTPEPVRSLFYIKTLGSAMSEAGPLMQRFLQGQPRVLGALLLLVGLLQVAFGVLLAISPCVYRDELHVHFYSAVLLLLAGIITLAADTTHSLALVKACLVIYIICTVVVGVINLFYLVDLVYDPRNRYIQCPSSNRLHCRRLYQISHYCMGMRAIILILTSLGFFISIALAAFGCKAVCRQNSADDVPVAALTNPPTSHEAAVEPEPVVSEGPAAALVFDLPQEVYRGHLLLL; this comes from the exons ATGCTGAGAGCCCACCCCTGTGCTGAGATAGAGCAACACAG GGCTGTCTTTTCCACTCCAGAGCCTGTGAGAAGTTTGTTCTATATCAAGACGCTGGGTTCTGCCATGTCGGAAGCAGGACCCCTGATGCAGCGGTTCCTCCAGGGGCAGCCCAGAGTCTTAGGG GCCCTCTTGCTGTTGGTGGGGCTGCTGCAGGTGGCCTTTGGTGTCCTCTTGGCCATTTCCCCCTGCGTCTATAGGGATGAGCTGCATGTCCACTTTTACTCAGCAGTGCTG tTGCTCTTGGCTGGAATCATCACTCTGGCTGCAGACACAACACACAGCCTGGCCCTG GTGAAAGCCTGCCTGGTCATTTACATCATCTGCACAGTGGTGGTGGGCGTGATCAACTTATTCTACCTTGTGGACTTGGTGTATGATCCCCGTAACCGGTACATCCAGTGTCCTTCCAGCAACAGGTTGCACTGCAGGCGGCTGTACCAGATCTCG CACTATTGCATGGGCATGCGGGCCATCATCCTGATCTTAACCTCACTGGGGTTCTTCATTTCCATTGCCCTGGCAGCCTTTGGATGCAAAGCGGTGTGTCGTCAGAACTCTGCTGATGATGTG CCGGTCGCCGCCCTGACGAATCCGCCCACTTCCCACGAGGCCGCCGTGGAGCCCGAGCCTGTGGTGTCAGAGGGACCTGCGGC AGCCCTGGTATTTGATCTTCCACAAGAAGTCTACCGGGGGCATCTCCTCCTGCTTTAA
- the LOC128836988 gene encoding uncharacterized protein LOC128836988 isoform X2 has protein sequence MLRAHPCAEIEQHRAVFSTPEPVRSLFYIKTLGSAMSEAGPLMQRFLQGQPRVLGALLLLVGLLQVAFGVLLAISPCVYRDELHVHFYSAVLLLLAGIITLAADTTHSLALVKACLVIYIICTVVVGVINLFYLVDLVYDPRNRYIQCPSSNRLHCRRLYQISPVAALTNPPTSHEAAVEPEPVVSEGPAAALVFDLPQEVYRGHLLLL, from the exons ATGCTGAGAGCCCACCCCTGTGCTGAGATAGAGCAACACAG GGCTGTCTTTTCCACTCCAGAGCCTGTGAGAAGTTTGTTCTATATCAAGACGCTGGGTTCTGCCATGTCGGAAGCAGGACCCCTGATGCAGCGGTTCCTCCAGGGGCAGCCCAGAGTCTTAGGG GCCCTCTTGCTGTTGGTGGGGCTGCTGCAGGTGGCCTTTGGTGTCCTCTTGGCCATTTCCCCCTGCGTCTATAGGGATGAGCTGCATGTCCACTTTTACTCAGCAGTGCTG tTGCTCTTGGCTGGAATCATCACTCTGGCTGCAGACACAACACACAGCCTGGCCCTG GTGAAAGCCTGCCTGGTCATTTACATCATCTGCACAGTGGTGGTGGGCGTGATCAACTTATTCTACCTTGTGGACTTGGTGTATGATCCCCGTAACCGGTACATCCAGTGTCCTTCCAGCAACAGGTTGCACTGCAGGCGGCTGTACCAGATCTCG CCGGTCGCCGCCCTGACGAATCCGCCCACTTCCCACGAGGCCGCCGTGGAGCCCGAGCCTGTGGTGTCAGAGGGACCTGCGGC AGCCCTGGTATTTGATCTTCCACAAGAAGTCTACCGGGGGCATCTCCTCCTGCTTTAA